One window of Populus nigra chromosome 5, ddPopNigr1.1, whole genome shotgun sequence genomic DNA carries:
- the LOC133693949 gene encoding early nodulin-like protein 18, producing the protein MIIASQSPQLMKIFSMLLFLLSVLSLLSQPSDSTTILVDGFSEWKDPNVYIGDSIIFNHKYRYKLYIFQNQRAFSLCNFTQATLLTKPNSTSYTWHPSRPGFFYFTFNNGSLKSCNHDSQKVSIKVSPSPRPPVQLPPMASTPVPAPIPGDITASPPAWPYHPRDETASSPAPAPSGSAASSPMETVPTSMPDKSGGSGIPFINSNPAVPLPTGEIDSATIRPLSTSGHHQPVAVGLVGFHGPLICAAFLLPLL; encoded by the exons ATGATCATTGCCTCTCAGTCGCCACAGCTAATGAAGATTTTTTCCATGCTTCTGTTTCTGCTATCTGTTCTCTCCCTACTCTCGCAACCTTCTGACTCCACAACAATACTCGTAGACGGTTTTTCAGAGTGGAAAGATCCTAATGTTTATATAGGAGACTCCATTA TTTTCAATCACAAGTATCGCTACAAGTTGTACATTTTCCAGAACCAAAGAGCCTTCAGCCTCTGCAACTTCACTCAAGCTACGCTTCTCACCAAGCCCAATTCCACCTCCTACACG TGGCATCCATCACGCCCTGGTTTCTTCTACTTCACATTCAACAACGGCTCTCTAAAATCCTGCAATCACGATTCACAAAAAGTCTCCATAAAAGTCTCTCCATCACCACGGCCGCCAGTACAGCTCCCTCCAATGGCATCAACTCCAGTTCCAGCACCAATTCCAGGCGACATTACGGCATCTCCTCCTGCGTGGCCTTACCATCCTCGAGATGAAACAGCCTCTTCCCCTGCTCCTGCACCTAGCGGTAGTGCTGCAAGCTCCCCAATGGAAACAGTGCCAACATCAATGCCAGATAAAAGTGGCGGTAGTGGCATCCCTTTTATTAATAGCAATCCTGCTGTTCCTTTGCCTACTGGTGAAATTGATTCTGCGACTATTAGGCCATTGTCCACCTCCGGCCATCATCAACCG GTGGCAGTGGGGTTAGTTGGATTTCACGGGCCTCTAATTTGTGCTGCTTTTCTGCTGCCGTTGCTGTAA
- the LOC133694669 gene encoding uncharacterized protein LOC133694669 encodes MELELGLKITHTRDDITSFTGLRVAKDHAGPLFLSRETETMFTLIAYLTGFRKENIDIKISEDGNQITISGKKPVQELVLVGWIMHKKEVELRAFSKAFRIPHGVILDKIKAEFSDQDLTLTITLPKLVKGIRGVGIEEVKEEEVDKGRGEATQITADRAPERECREPEMKKVEEIDQVVQKGMNTREAETTRAVALELSRKEKDNEAAKEENIEPKIRTDEETAQVKEQAIDQGQFKEVEEVADHMSGERDNSKEIILEKSAEPNIKSKEESEKFVEQKVDAGDRVPERVGDTTLQRKPEPKDQSEIEEATLEKSEPPATATTATYQETTIKDSKQFKPEKEIEHQEPKEPTLGEETESKELPGLKEQWKKQETPEAKSADEETLPKHPERNELLQAFKDLVTKQPEASNQPSSQANQEHAVEENHPVRAEISQESVKLGTETNVQEPTTPGPDQEKKLADKSRNDEAQEIKEATTDDVVEEHELVKVKDLGEGATNRKNSVSRGTKLFPPLVVAGSAVLVSIIVLVISWIRAKKR; translated from the exons ATGGAGTTAGAACTGGGACTCAAGATCACCCATACTAGAGATGATATCACCTCCTTCACCGGCCTTCGGGTTGCTAAAGACCATGCTGGTCCTCTCTTCTTGTCTAGAGAAACCGAGACCATGTTCACCCTTATTGCATATCTCACAG GTTTTAGAAAGGAGAATATTGACATCAAGATTAGTGAAGATGGTAATCAGATCACAATCAGTGGGAAGAAGCCAGTTCAGGAGCTGGTGCTGGTAGGGTGGATTATGCACAAGAAAGAGGTTGAGTTAAGGGCATTCAGCAAGGCTTTTCGAATCCCTCATGGTGTCATTTTGGATAAAATCAAGGCAGAATTCAGTGaccaagatttgactttgacgATTACTCTGCCGAAATTGGTGAAAGGAATTCGTGGTGTTGGGATAGAGGAAGTGAAGGAAGAGGAGGTTGATAAAGGGAGAGGTGAAGCTACACAAATCACAGCGGATAGGGCTCCGGAAAGAGAGTGTAGAGAGCCCGAGATGAAGAAGGTGGAAGAAATCGACCAAGTTGTGCAAAAGGGGATGAATACAAGGGAAGCTGAAACAACAAGAGCAGTAGCTCTTGAGCtttcaaggaaagaaaaagataatgaaGCAGCGAAGGAAGAAAATATAGAGCCCAAGATTAGAACAGATGAAGAAACTGCTCAGGTCAAGGAGCAGGCAATTGATCAAGGGCAATTCAAGGAAGTAGAAGAGGTAGCTGATCACATGTCCGGTGAAAGAGACAATAGCAAAGAGATAATACTGGAAAAATCTGCAGAGCCAAATATTAAAAGCAAGGAAGAAAGTGAAAAGTTTGTGGAACAGAAGGTTGATGCGGGTGACAGAGTGCCTGAAAGAGTTGGAGATACAACGTTACAAAGGAAACCTGAACCTAAAGATCAGAGCGAAATAGAAGAAGCCACTCTTGAAAAGTCAGAGCCTCCTGCTACTGCTACCACAGCTACATATCAGGAAACAACAATCAAGGACTCTAAGCAGTTTAAGCCAGAGAAAGAGATTGAGCACCAAGAGCCAAAAGAGCCCACTCTAGGTGAAGAAACGGAAAGCAAGGAGCTTCCTGGTTTGAAAGAGCAGTGGAAGAAACAGGAAACTCCAGAGGCCAAGAGCGCGGATGAAGAAACATTGCCAAAACATCCAGAGCGCAATGAATTGCTACAAGCTTTCAAGGATCTAGTGACTAAACAACCAGAAGCGTCAAACCAACCATCATCTCAAGCTAATCAAGAACATGCTGTAGAAGAAAATCACCCAGTCAGGGCTGAAATATCACAAGAATCAGTAAAGCTGGGAACAGAAACGAATGTTCAAGAACCAACGACACCTGGACCTGATCAAGAAAAAAAGCTGGCAGATAAATCAAGAAATGATGAAGCCCAGGAAATCAAAGAAGCAACAACTGATGATGTTGTAGAAGAGCATGAATTGGTAAAGGTGAAGGATCTAGGTGAAGGAGCAACAAATAGAAAGAACTCTGTTTCAAGAGGAACGAAGTTATTTCCTCCTCTTGTTGTTGCAGGGTCGGCCGTTCTTGTCTCTATCATAGTGCTTGTCATTAGTTGGATTAGAGCTAAGAAAAGGTGA